One Ignavibacteria bacterium genomic window, AAGGATCGTCACGTTACGACGTGCGGCAGTTGGCATCACAGGTATTGACGTGTGATGTCCTTCGTGTTCGACCCTGCATAGCAGCGGAACTCCCCTGCTTCAATGGTGTCGTCTTCACGAAGTGAAACGGACAGGAAATACGTGCGAAGCCACCGGCGCAATGTCGATGCCTTGTTGCGCTCGATGTAGTGGATGATGTACGGATGTGTTGCAACCGTTACACGCAGGCCCCACGTTTTTGCACGATAGTTCCGTAGCCAACGGTCGATGCCTGCAACAGTGCTGGCTGCTGAGAGAACCCTACCGGTACCCATGCAGAACGGACATTCTTCGCTCGTTCGTTCGGCCATGCTCTGACGGATACGCTGCCGCGTGATCTGCATGATGCCGAGTTGGGTGATCGGGTAGACGATGGTCTTTGCCCGGTCTCGCGAGGTCTCCTTCTTCATTTCCGCATGCAGCTTGCGCCGATTCTCTTCTTGCTGCATATCGATGAAGTCTACCAGCACCATTCCTCCGATGTCACGAAGACGAAGTTGTTTTGCAACCTCCTTCATCGCTTCGAAGTTCGACTTCACGGCATTGGCTTCTTGTGTTCGCTCGTTTGATGCGCGACCGGAGTTCACGTCCACCACAACCATCGCTTCTGTATGGTCGATGATCAACGATCCTCCGCTCGGAAGCGGAACTCGGCGTGAGTGCGTAAGGTGTACATCTCGTTCGATGCCGTAGACATCGAACATCGGCTTTGTATCGGCGAAGAACTCGAGCTTCCCATCAAGATGTGGGGCTGTTCGCAACACATAGGTCTTGAGATCGCGGAACAACTTCCTGTCGTCCACAACAACCTGTGCTACATCGTCCTTGAAGAGATCTCGGATCACACTATGAGCAACACTGGCTTCTTGATGCAGCAGCATTGGCCCCTTTGCATCGCGGATCTCTTTCTCCATCTCGCGCCAATCTTCGAGGAGCGAGGCAAAGTCTCTCCCAACGTCGTCGTTTGTTAGGCCCGAAGCAGCGGTACGAATAATGCAGCCGATGCCTTCAGGAAGTATCTCGCGAGCGATTGCCCGAAGACGCTTGCGTTCTTTCACAGAGAAGATCTTGCGAGAGACACCAACATTCTCTTCGAATGGGAGCAGCACAACGTTTCGTCCGGTGAGGCCGACCTTTGTGGTCACTCGCACACCCTTTTGGTGGTATGCTTCGCGTGTGACCTGCACCACAACCATCTGCTTCGCCTGCAGATTGATCGTTACTTGGCCGCTTCGTTTTGTTGTAAACGTTGGGAGGCGTTTTGTGGAACCGGCCTTGGATGTGCGAAGTGCGACATCAGCGGTTTCAACTGCATGAGAGACCGGACGGTCATCATCATCATCGTCTGTGGACATGCCCTCCATCGTTGAGTCAACATCGCTGAAATGCAAGAATGCGTCCTGCTCAAGACCGATGTCGACAAAGGCCGCATTCATTCCCTGGATGATCTTCGTGACCCGTCCGAGGTAGATGTTACCAACGTGGTGTTCTGTGTCGGGCGTCTCGGTAAAAAGCTCAACGAGTTTACCGTCCTCCGTGATCGCGATCCGGAGGTGTGATGCCGAGGCACTAATGAGAATTCGACGTACCATTAAAAAATACAGCCAAGTTGACCGTGGCGCCTTGTACGCATGCTGACCGTTGCTTCCTTCCGGACCTGGCGGGATTGGGCTTGGTACAATCGCACGGGACTTGGCCGTGTTGTTCTCATTGCTTGAACCACAAATATACTAGGGTTTTCTGAATTCCGGCACTAAACCTTGCCAGCATTCCCAATAATCGTTTTGCAGTTCACCGGTTGTCATGGCAAATGCTGTTGGTCTCGACACAAATCGTGTTTCGAACATGAAGGCCATTGTCTCTTCCAGTTTCACCGGCTTGAGTTCCACTTCCGTCATGCGCTTGTAGGTATCTGCATCCGGACCATGTCCGCTCATACAATTGTGCAGCGACGATCCGCCCGGAACAAAGCCTCCGCCTTCCTTGGCATCATAGACGCCGTGGATAAGCCCCATAAACTCATTCATGAAGTTTCTGTGGAACCATGGCGGTCTGAAGGTGTTCTCTGCAACCATCCAGCGTGGCGGGAAGATCGCAAAATCAATATTGGCTGTTCCTGGCGTATCGCTTGGCGATGTGAGTACCGTATAGATCGATGGATCCGGGTGATCGAACGTGACAGTGTTGATACACTGGAACTTGCGAAGATCATACTTGTACGGTGCATAGTTCCCGTGC contains:
- a CDS encoding Rne/Rng family ribonuclease translates to MVRRILISASASHLRIAITEDGKLVELFTETPDTEHHVGNIYLGRVTKIIQGMNAAFVDIGLEQDAFLHFSDVDSTMEGMSTDDDDDDRPVSHAVETADVALRTSKAGSTKRLPTFTTKRSGQVTINLQAKQMVVVQVTREAYHQKGVRVTTKVGLTGRNVVLLPFEENVGVSRKIFSVKERKRLRAIAREILPEGIGCIIRTAASGLTNDDVGRDFASLLEDWREMEKEIRDAKGPMLLHQEASVAHSVIRDLFKDDVAQVVVDDRKLFRDLKTYVLRTAPHLDGKLEFFADTKPMFDVYGIERDVHLTHSRRVPLPSGGSLIIDHTEAMVVVDVNSGRASNERTQEANAVKSNFEAMKEVAKQLRLRDIGGMVLVDFIDMQQEENRRKLHAEMKKETSRDRAKTIVYPITQLGIMQITRQRIRQSMAERTSEECPFCMGTGRVLSAASTVAGIDRWLRNYRAKTWGLRVTVATHPYIIHYIERNKASTLRRWLRTYFLSVSLREDDTIEAGEFRCYAGSNTKDITRQYL